A single region of the Plasmodium malariae genome assembly, chromosome: 7 genome encodes:
- the PmUG01_07034400 gene encoding 3-oxoacyl-[acyl-carrier-protein] reductase, putative, which produces MNLPYWCSMYFFFIKLLRCYKVSYTSCGNKLVPHKRVRRNDTLRLLTDTKENYYYCGENKVALVTGAGRGIGRSIAKTLAKSVPRVLCISRTQKSCDSIVEELKSLGCRSTGYAADVSNKDEITELINKVLTENEHIDILVNNAGITRDNLYLRMKVEDWDDVIRTNLNSLFYVTQPIVKKMISNKYGRIINISSIVGITGNIGQANYAASKAGVIGFTKTLAKELASRNITVNAIAPGFISSDMTDKISDQIKKDIISNIPIGRMGTPEEVANMVGYLASDIAGYINGKVFVIDGGLST; this is translated from the exons ATGAATTTGCCATATTGGTGTTccatgtactttttttttattaaactttTGAGGTGCTATAAAGTATCCTATACATCATGTGGTAATAAG cTAGTTCCACATAAACGTGTCAGAAGGAACGACACATTACGTTTATTAACTGATACaaaggaaaattattattactgtggTGAGAATAAGGTAGCCCTAGTAACAGGGGCCGGAAGAGGCATTGGGAGGAGCATTGCCAAAACTCTTGCTAAATCGGTTCCCCGAGTTTTGTGCATAAGTAGGACGCAG AAATCGTGCGACAGCATCGTGGAGGAGTTGAAATCGCTTGGTTGCAGATCGACAGGTTATGCTGCTGATGTGTCGAATAAAGACGAAATAACCGAATTAATCAATAAAGTACTAACAGAAAACGAACATATAGATATACTAGTTAACAATGCTGGTATAACAAGAGACAATCTTTACCTTCGTATGAAAGTAGAAGATTGGGATGATGTTATAAGAACTAATTTAAATTCTCTTTTCTATGTAACTCAAccaatagtaaaaaaaatgattagtaataaatatgggaggataattaatatatccaGTATAGTAGGTATCACAGGAAACATCGGACAAGCAAATTACGCAGCTTCCAAAGCTGGCGTAATCGGATTTACAAAAACGTTAGCAAAAGAATTAGCTTCAAGAAACATTACCGTTAATGCAATAGCACCTGGTTTTATATCAAGTGACATGACCGATAAAATAAGTGATCAAATAAAG aagGATATAATTTCAAACATTCCTATCGGACGAATGGGAACCCCTGAAGAG GTAGCTAACATGGTAGGGTACCTTGCTTCTGATATTGCAGGGTATATTAATGGGAAAGTTTTCGTAATTGATGGAGGTTTATcgacttaa